A window from bacterium encodes these proteins:
- a CDS encoding ABC transporter permease yields the protein MPDGAGAEGRARPRRHVGLILGAALTGVWILAAIAAPVVAPQGFDVQHLENAFQPPSPVHLFGTDDLGRDVLTRVLYGGRYTLSVAVSVVALAGCAGMFAGAVAGYLGGWADEGIMRGTELVMAFPAIILAMTIVVALGPGLLHAAIAMGLVWWPPYARLARGEVLAVKHREYVQAARAIGQRPWGIFRRAILPGIVPGIMILATIDLGSAIVTGAGLSFLGLGATPPAPEWGAMVSAGRELLAQWWVATFPGLAIFLTVIGFNYIGDGIRDLLDPHRHGRA from the coding sequence ATGCCTGACGGCGCGGGCGCAGAGGGACGAGCGCGCCCGCGCCGCCACGTCGGGCTGATCCTCGGCGCGGCGCTGACGGGCGTCTGGATCCTCGCGGCGATCGCCGCCCCGGTCGTCGCTCCGCAGGGGTTCGACGTGCAACACCTCGAGAATGCGTTCCAGCCGCCGTCGCCCGTGCACCTGTTCGGCACCGACGACCTCGGACGCGACGTCCTCACCCGGGTGCTGTACGGTGGCCGCTACACGTTGAGTGTCGCCGTGTCCGTCGTCGCGCTCGCGGGATGCGCCGGCATGTTCGCCGGTGCGGTGGCGGGGTACCTCGGCGGATGGGCCGACGAAGGGATCATGCGGGGCACCGAACTCGTCATGGCATTCCCGGCCATCATCCTGGCGATGACGATCGTCGTCGCGCTCGGCCCAGGCCTGCTTCACGCGGCGATCGCGATGGGGCTCGTCTGGTGGCCTCCCTACGCCCGGCTCGCGCGCGGCGAGGTGCTGGCCGTGAAGCACCGCGAGTACGTGCAGGCCGCGAGGGCGATCGGGCAGCGGCCGTGGGGCATCTTTCGCCGCGCGATCCTGCCGGGCATCGTGCCCGGCATCATGATCCTCGCGACGATCGATCTCGGATCGGCGATCGTGACCGGCGCCGGGTTGAGTTTCCTCGGACTGGGCGCGACCCCACCGGCCCCCGAGTGGGGCGCGATGGTGAGCGCGGGGCGGGAGCTGCTCGCCCAGTGGTGGGTGGCCACGTTTCCCGGGCTCGCGATCTTCCTCACCGTGATCGGCTTCAACTACATCGGCGATGGGATCCGGGATCTGCTCGATCCCCACAGACACGGGCGCGCCTAG
- a CDS encoding ABC transporter permease gives MGRYLLRRALLALPTLLGITLVTFLVSHLLPPDLVLANLGDRATQSPSLVAAFRHRWGLDQPVVMQYVLYLGHLLHGDLGTSIATDRPVLVELELSLPATVELATVALVGAAVIGTALGILAAVARDSAVDLAVRAISAIGVAVPTFWFAILLLSTVYFRLGWAPPPGRLSTGITPPAPITGMYLVDSLLRGRPDLFADALSHIILPAIVLATVGIGFVTRMTRSSMLEVLSQDYVRTAHAKGLRRWSVVVRHALRNALIPVITITGTLYAQLMSGTVMTETIFSWPGLGRYAVSSAASLDFPAVMGVALVVGTMYVIINACVDVLYALIDPRIHYA, from the coding sequence ATGGGCCGGTATCTGCTGCGCCGGGCGCTCCTGGCCCTCCCCACGCTGCTCGGCATCACGCTTGTCACCTTCCTGGTCTCGCACCTCCTGCCCCCGGACCTCGTCCTCGCCAACCTGGGCGACCGAGCCACGCAGAGCCCGTCCCTCGTCGCGGCGTTCCGCCACCGATGGGGCCTCGACCAGCCGGTCGTCATGCAGTACGTGCTCTACCTCGGCCACCTGCTCCACGGCGACCTCGGCACGTCGATCGCGACGGACCGTCCCGTGCTCGTGGAGCTCGAACTGTCGCTGCCGGCCACGGTCGAACTGGCCACGGTTGCCCTAGTCGGGGCCGCCGTCATCGGGACGGCGCTGGGGATCCTCGCGGCGGTGGCGCGAGACTCGGCGGTCGACCTCGCCGTCCGGGCGATTTCGGCGATCGGTGTCGCGGTGCCGACGTTCTGGTTCGCGATCCTCCTCCTCTCAACGGTGTACTTCCGGCTCGGCTGGGCGCCGCCGCCGGGCCGCCTCTCCACCGGGATCACACCGCCCGCGCCGATCACCGGCATGTATCTCGTCGACAGTCTCCTGCGCGGCCGGCCGGACCTGTTTGCCGATGCCCTGAGTCACATCATCCTCCCCGCCATCGTCCTCGCCACGGTCGGCATCGGCTTCGTGACGCGGATGACCCGCAGCAGCATGCTGGAGGTCCTCTCACAGGACTACGTCCGGACCGCCCACGCGAAGGGCCTGCGGAGATGGTCGGTCGTCGTGCGGCACGCGCTCCGCAACGCGTTGATTCCCGTCATCACGATCACCGGTACGCTCTACGCGCAGCTGATGTCCGGGACGGTGATGACGGAGACAATTTTTTCCTGGCCCGGGCTCGGCCGCTACGCCGTCTCGTCTGCCGCCAGCCTCGATTTTCCGGCCGTGATGGGCGTGGCGCTCGTCGTCGGCACGATGTACGTGATCATCAACGCGTGCGTCGATGTGCTGTACGCCCTGATCGACCCGAGGATCCACTATGCCTGA
- a CDS encoding ABC transporter substrate-binding protein, whose protein sequence is MNVRRRVWSGLVVLILALSIVGAPGSHAAGASRSDVLVIAKDISDIRTPDPNKSYDVSGVFLQFPIYSRLVKQVAPDFWKIQPDLAESWTVSPDATAYTFKLRKGAVFSSGNPVTSEDVRFSLLRTHNIKGYGSFLADSIKAVDVVDPQTVRVTLKAPDATFLAAVGAGVFSIVDSKTVRAHGGVETPGADTLDKAEQWFYTNSAGAGPYVLQRYTRETEIVLERNDKYYGAHPFFREVIIRHVKDPSTQALMLQRNDVDLALDLNADQADSLKGKPGIALLEDPSAYTVYLGLNSSAHPWDNPKVREAVKYSIDYNGIVSGIMHGHGQRIGSIMMPGMLGFPDSLNKQLLYPHNPAKAASLMKEAGVSRASVTLTWASGTNYGALPLDRLAQKLRSDLATIGIDLRLQPVQQSIFLTYYRQGKPETAIGFWFPDYMDPDNWSYFVSGFINKRLHWQNPEGAALVKAAAQTPDQQKRETMYEQYNRLLATPGSPYVFLAQPTAITAARDDITQFKFHPLYFLQIESLGRK, encoded by the coding sequence ATGAACGTACGACGTCGAGTCTGGTCCGGTCTGGTCGTCCTGATTCTGGCCCTATCGATCGTTGGTGCTCCGGGCTCGCACGCAGCGGGCGCGTCCCGCTCGGACGTGTTGGTCATCGCCAAGGACATCTCGGATATCCGGACGCCGGACCCCAACAAGTCCTACGACGTGAGCGGCGTCTTCCTCCAGTTTCCGATCTACAGCCGCCTCGTCAAGCAGGTCGCGCCGGACTTCTGGAAGATCCAGCCGGATCTGGCCGAGTCTTGGACCGTGAGCCCCGACGCGACGGCCTACACGTTCAAGCTCCGCAAGGGCGCCGTGTTCTCAAGCGGGAATCCCGTCACGTCCGAAGACGTGCGCTTCTCGCTCCTCCGGACGCACAACATCAAAGGATACGGCTCGTTTCTGGCCGATTCGATCAAGGCCGTCGACGTCGTCGACCCGCAGACGGTGCGGGTGACGCTGAAGGCTCCTGATGCGACCTTCCTTGCCGCGGTGGGGGCGGGTGTGTTCTCGATCGTGGACAGCAAGACGGTGCGCGCCCACGGCGGCGTCGAGACGCCCGGAGCCGACACGCTCGACAAGGCCGAACAGTGGTTCTATACGAACTCGGCCGGCGCCGGTCCGTACGTCCTCCAGCGGTACACGCGCGAGACGGAGATCGTCCTAGAGCGGAACGACAAGTACTACGGCGCCCACCCGTTCTTCCGCGAAGTCATCATCCGGCACGTGAAAGACCCCAGCACGCAGGCGCTCATGCTGCAACGGAACGATGTCGACCTCGCGCTCGACCTCAACGCCGACCAGGCCGACAGCCTCAAGGGGAAGCCGGGCATCGCGCTCCTCGAAGACCCGTCGGCGTACACGGTCTACCTCGGGTTGAACAGCAGCGCCCACCCGTGGGACAACCCCAAGGTCCGCGAGGCGGTCAAGTACAGCATCGACTACAACGGCATCGTCTCCGGGATCATGCACGGGCACGGGCAGCGCATCGGCAGCATCATGATGCCGGGGATGCTCGGATTCCCCGACTCGCTGAACAAGCAGCTGCTCTATCCCCACAACCCCGCGAAAGCGGCGAGCCTGATGAAGGAGGCTGGGGTCTCTCGGGCGAGCGTGACCCTCACCTGGGCCTCGGGGACGAACTACGGGGCCCTGCCGCTCGACCGGCTGGCGCAGAAGCTGCGGTCCGATCTCGCCACGATCGGCATCGATCTCCGCCTCCAGCCGGTGCAGCAGTCGATCTTCCTGACCTATTATCGTCAGGGGAAGCCGGAAACCGCGATCGGGTTCTGGTTCCCGGACTACATGGATCCGGACAACTGGTCGTACTTCGTGAGCGGCTTCATCAACAAGCGTCTCCACTGGCAGAACCCCGAGGGCGCCGCGCTCGTCAAGGCGGCGGCACAGACACCCGATCAGCAGAAGCGCGAGACGATGTACGAGCAGTACAACCGCCTGCTCGCGACACCGGGCTCCCCGTACGTGTTCCTGGCGCAGCCGACCGCCATCACTGCGGCGCGCGACGACATCACGCAGTTCAAGTTCCATCCGCTCTACTTCCTCCAGATCGAGTCGCTCGGACGGAAGTAA
- a CDS encoding amidohydrolase family protein has translation MTRMILRGATVFDGTGRRPEPRTVVVEGDRIADVMAGGPRDGAGDVRTIDLGGCTLLPGLIDLHVHLGWGPRAFAPTVAAIALRAARNLRAAQAVGITTVRDVGTQGGIAAAARDAVVRGDIPGSRVVPCGQILCMTGGHGSEPPALPGMAREVDGPDDCRRAVREQVKAGADCIKVTTNGPLNVVELTQQELDAIVDEAHRLGRRVACHASILGSSQMAVRAGVDTMEHGSDLDEETARQMADRGITLVPTLLVSKRIMERWDEFKAIPMFRSIPVRAKRAVESFQIALAAGVPMGAGTDLFFGLGRFESLPEELEHMVACGMSPSAALAAATSRGAEALGTDHETGTIVRGKIADLIAVKGDPTTDIAALHQVAFVMQAGAIVRDAR, from the coding sequence ATGACCCGGATGATTCTGCGCGGCGCGACCGTCTTCGACGGCACGGGCCGGCGGCCCGAGCCCCGGACGGTGGTCGTCGAGGGCGACCGCATCGCCGACGTGATGGCCGGCGGTCCTCGAGACGGCGCCGGCGACGTGCGGACGATCGACCTCGGCGGCTGCACGCTGCTTCCCGGCCTCATCGACCTTCACGTGCACTTGGGGTGGGGCCCGCGGGCGTTCGCCCCGACCGTGGCGGCGATCGCGCTCAGGGCCGCCCGCAACCTCCGCGCCGCGCAGGCGGTGGGCATCACGACGGTCCGCGACGTCGGCACCCAGGGCGGCATCGCCGCGGCGGCGCGCGACGCGGTGGTGCGAGGCGACATCCCGGGGTCCCGCGTCGTGCCGTGCGGGCAGATTCTCTGCATGACCGGCGGCCACGGGTCGGAGCCGCCGGCCCTTCCCGGGATGGCGCGCGAAGTCGACGGTCCGGACGATTGCCGGCGGGCCGTCCGCGAGCAGGTGAAGGCGGGCGCGGACTGCATCAAGGTGACGACCAACGGGCCGCTGAACGTCGTGGAGCTGACGCAGCAGGAGCTCGACGCCATCGTCGACGAGGCGCACCGGCTGGGCCGGCGGGTGGCGTGCCACGCGTCGATCCTCGGGTCCAGCCAGATGGCGGTGCGGGCGGGCGTGGATACGATGGAACACGGGTCGGACCTCGACGAGGAGACCGCACGTCAGATGGCCGACCGGGGGATCACGCTCGTCCCGACGCTGCTCGTGTCGAAGCGCATCATGGAGCGGTGGGACGAGTTCAAAGCCATCCCGATGTTCCGGTCGATTCCCGTGCGCGCGAAGCGCGCGGTCGAGAGCTTCCAGATCGCGCTCGCGGCCGGGGTCCCGATGGGCGCCGGCACGGATCTCTTCTTCGGGCTCGGCCGGTTCGAGTCGCTGCCCGAGGAGCTCGAGCACATGGTGGCATGCGGCATGAGCCCGAGCGCGGCGCTCGCGGCCGCGACGTCTCGCGGGGCCGAGGCACTCGGAACGGACCATGAGACCGGCACGATCGTCCGCGGCAAGATCGCGGATCTCATCGCGGTCAAGGGAGATCCGACGACCGACATCGCGGCGTTGCACCAGGTTGCCTTCGTCATGCAGGCCGGCGCGATCGTACGCGACGCGCGGTAG
- a CDS encoding ABC transporter permease, whose translation MVSQLASPAAESRRPRAGRRGARHRFVRNPRAIAGAAIMALFFTVALAAPRLAPFHPDVPHVLAILHGPAWPYLLGTDNLGRDVLSRIIVASRISLAIGVLSMLVSVVIGVLVGAPAGYFGGPADAVLMRLTDVVLAVPVFFLAVAFLALFGPSVPGLILIIGLTAWPPTARLVRAEFLSLRGRDFVAAARATGASSSRIITHHLLPNVVPVIVISATLRVGLAILTEAGLSFLGLGVQPPQPSWGNIIADGREYLATAWWVSLFPGLCVFLAVMAFNLVGDGLRDAFDPRLQI comes from the coding sequence ATGGTTAGCCAGCTCGCCAGCCCCGCCGCCGAATCGCGCCGGCCGCGCGCCGGACGCCGCGGCGCGCGACACCGGTTCGTCCGCAACCCGCGGGCGATCGCGGGGGCAGCGATCATGGCCCTGTTCTTCACGGTGGCGCTCGCCGCACCGCGCCTGGCCCCGTTCCACCCCGACGTGCCGCACGTCCTGGCCATCCTCCACGGCCCCGCGTGGCCGTACCTGCTCGGCACGGACAACCTGGGGCGGGACGTGCTGAGCCGCATCATCGTCGCGTCGCGCATCTCGCTTGCGATCGGGGTGCTCTCCATGCTCGTCTCCGTGGTCATCGGCGTCCTCGTCGGCGCCCCGGCAGGGTACTTCGGAGGCCCGGCCGATGCCGTTCTGATGCGCCTGACCGACGTCGTGCTCGCGGTCCCGGTGTTCTTCCTCGCGGTGGCGTTTCTCGCGCTGTTCGGACCCAGTGTACCCGGCCTCATCTTGATCATCGGCCTGACCGCGTGGCCGCCCACGGCCCGGCTGGTGCGGGCCGAGTTCCTGTCGCTGCGCGGTCGGGACTTCGTTGCGGCCGCGCGGGCGACCGGCGCGTCCAGCAGCCGGATCATCACGCACCATCTCCTCCCCAACGTCGTGCCGGTGATCGTGATCTCCGCCACCCTGCGCGTTGGCCTGGCGATCCTCACAGAGGCCGGGTTGAGCTTCCTCGGCCTCGGGGTGCAGCCGCCCCAGCCGAGTTGGGGCAACATCATCGCCGACGGACGGGAGTACCTCGCGACCGCCTGGTGGGTGTCGTTGTTCCCGGGCCTGTGTGTGTTCCTGGCCGTCATGGCGTTCAATCTCGTCGGCGACGGGCTCCGGGACGCGTTCGATCCACGGCTGCAGATTTGA
- a CDS encoding ABC transporter permease codes for MSAYLVRRVLILIPLVFGVTAITFALLVLAPGNPVDFLVSPEERGVTDVAQLRHELGLDRPLPVQYASMMAELVTGRLRSFSDRRPTIQRVAEALPTTLILTATSLALTIALASPIAVVSALRPYSGVDHAATLFSLLGISLPTFWFALVLIFVFTEELGVLPASGLRPVGASGYSPAVIGPYLVMPTIVQALSILPVLVRYARSSLLDALDQDFVRVARSKGLAEQAVFLHHVVRNSLTPVLTITALLLPFLLSGSVVVETIFALPGIGRLAVNAALARDYPTVLTTTTVAGVLVALSNLGADLGYFYLDPRIRHG; via the coding sequence GTGAGTGCGTACCTCGTCCGGCGGGTGCTCATCCTCATCCCGCTCGTGTTCGGCGTCACCGCGATCACCTTCGCGCTCCTCGTACTGGCGCCCGGGAATCCCGTCGACTTCCTCGTCTCGCCGGAGGAACGCGGGGTCACCGACGTCGCGCAGCTGCGCCACGAGCTCGGGCTGGACCGTCCGCTGCCGGTGCAGTACGCGTCGATGATGGCGGAGCTGGTCACCGGCAGGCTTCGGAGCTTCAGCGACCGACGCCCCACGATCCAGCGCGTGGCCGAGGCGCTGCCCACGACCCTCATCCTCACGGCAACCTCGCTTGCGCTGACGATCGCGCTGGCGTCGCCGATCGCGGTCGTCTCGGCGCTGCGCCCGTACAGCGGCGTCGACCACGCCGCGACGCTGTTTTCGTTGCTGGGGATCTCGCTCCCGACGTTCTGGTTCGCGCTCGTGTTGATCTTCGTCTTCACCGAGGAGCTCGGCGTCCTGCCGGCGAGCGGGCTCCGCCCCGTTGGCGCCTCCGGGTACAGCCCCGCCGTGATCGGGCCCTATCTCGTGATGCCCACGATCGTGCAGGCGCTCAGCATTCTTCCGGTGCTCGTGCGCTACGCTCGATCGTCGCTGCTGGACGCGCTCGACCAGGACTTCGTGCGGGTCGCGCGCAGCAAGGGGCTCGCGGAACAGGCCGTCTTCCTGCACCACGTCGTCCGGAACTCGCTGACGCCGGTGCTCACCATCACGGCGCTGCTGCTGCCCTTTCTGTTGAGCGGCTCCGTCGTCGTCGAGACCATCTTCGCGCTGCCGGGCATCGGGCGGCTCGCGGTGAACGCGGCGCTGGCGCGCGACTACCCGACGGTCCTGACGACGACCACGGTCGCCGGCGTGCTCGTGGCGCTCAGCAACCTCGGCGCCGATCTCGGGTATTTCTATCTCGACCCGCGGATCCGCCATGGTTAG
- a CDS encoding ABC transporter substrate-binding protein: MLTRRALLKIGAGLAAGVAGAPGRPRAAAAAQAPSQVVIAIWGLPVRMLGSNEAVFSYVNLMINDSLTAVDGQGNVSGRLAAQYPASPDGKTYLVTLRNAKFQDGTPVTAQDVKFSYEFYLHPKYPTTAPAFLEIAGGQEYKAGKASAVTGITVVNPRTVRFILNRPYPFFYEQIGTAAILPAHGLANVDMARLQEAPFARRPIGAGPYRLAEWRETESLTFEAFHDYWAGAPNLPRVVFKLIPEDATVLAELHAGNIDAGRILPEAYAQFQNDPRVTPLRVPGDTFYWFAPNLKLPIFQDVRVRQAMAYAINREEMLRALYRGLGTVCQSPVHPSLWQFDKQLKGYTYDPAKAKQLLAQAGWTPGSDGTAQKGGQPFKAKYAFLAGKDYQDQALLIQQYLRAVGISIDVQAVERGDFFSRYFTPGAPIELVGIAWFNLIFPPQAELEANFMSTGSTSQIIGYSNPKMDQLLQQVVLTRDRAAQKALYNQIQELVISDAPHILTIRPDVIWGVNKNFVLPSGVTSLRDFFGSLPRWKAR, translated from the coding sequence ATGTTGACGCGACGTGCGTTGTTGAAGATCGGCGCCGGACTCGCAGCCGGTGTGGCAGGCGCGCCGGGCCGGCCCAGAGCGGCGGCCGCCGCGCAGGCGCCGTCGCAGGTTGTGATCGCGATCTGGGGCCTGCCGGTCCGCATGCTGGGCAGCAACGAAGCGGTGTTCTCGTACGTCAACCTCATGATCAACGACTCGCTCACCGCCGTCGACGGTCAGGGAAACGTGAGCGGGCGGCTCGCGGCGCAGTACCCGGCCTCGCCGGACGGCAAGACGTACCTCGTCACCCTGCGGAACGCGAAGTTCCAAGACGGGACCCCGGTGACCGCCCAGGACGTGAAGTTCAGCTACGAGTTCTATCTGCACCCCAAGTACCCGACGACCGCGCCGGCGTTCCTGGAGATCGCCGGCGGGCAGGAGTACAAGGCCGGCAAGGCGTCCGCGGTCACGGGGATCACGGTCGTCAACCCGCGCACGGTGCGGTTCATCCTCAACCGTCCGTATCCGTTCTTCTACGAGCAGATCGGGACCGCGGCCATCCTGCCCGCGCACGGGCTCGCGAACGTCGACATGGCGCGGCTGCAGGAGGCGCCGTTTGCGCGGCGGCCGATCGGTGCGGGGCCGTACCGCCTGGCCGAGTGGCGCGAAACGGAGAGCCTAACGTTCGAGGCGTTCCACGACTATTGGGCGGGCGCCCCGAACCTGCCGCGCGTGGTGTTCAAGCTCATCCCGGAAGACGCCACGGTGCTTGCGGAGCTCCATGCCGGCAACATCGACGCCGGCCGCATTCTGCCCGAGGCGTACGCCCAGTTTCAGAACGACCCGCGCGTCACGCCGCTGCGGGTGCCCGGGGACACGTTCTACTGGTTCGCGCCCAACTTGAAGCTGCCGATCTTCCAAGACGTCCGCGTCCGCCAGGCGATGGCGTACGCGATCAATCGCGAGGAAATGCTCCGGGCGCTGTACCGCGGTCTGGGCACGGTCTGCCAGAGCCCGGTGCACCCGAGCCTCTGGCAATTCGACAAGCAGCTCAAGGGGTACACGTACGACCCCGCGAAGGCGAAGCAGCTGCTCGCCCAGGCGGGATGGACGCCGGGGTCCGACGGGACCGCGCAGAAGGGCGGGCAGCCCTTCAAGGCAAAGTACGCGTTCCTCGCCGGGAAAGACTATCAAGACCAGGCCCTGCTGATCCAGCAGTATCTTCGCGCAGTCGGGATCAGCATCGACGTACAGGCGGTCGAGCGCGGCGACTTCTTCAGCCGCTATTTCACGCCCGGCGCTCCGATCGAGCTGGTCGGCATCGCGTGGTTCAACCTCATCTTCCCGCCGCAGGCGGAACTCGAGGCGAACTTCATGAGCACGGGGTCGACCTCCCAAATTATCGGCTACAGCAATCCGAAGATGGACCAGCTGCTGCAGCAGGTCGTGCTGACCCGCGACCGGGCGGCGCAGAAGGCGCTCTACAACCAGATTCAGGAGCTCGTGATTTCCGACGCCCCGCACATCCTCACGATCCGGCCCGACGTGATCTGGGGGGTCAACAAGAACTTCGTCCTGCCGAGCGGGGTCACCTCACTCCGCGACTTCTTCGGATCCCTGCCGCGTTGGAAGGCGCGCTGA
- a CDS encoding VOC family protein — MTDRPLVAIDHVLIGVADLSRGARHLEQTYGLKALPGGRHPGIGTGNMIVPLGSSYLELIAVVEPREAGSPSAQRVARTVREGRTFVTWAARTDRLDALQAHLRELGVPTEIQDGARTRPDGVSLRWRTLPLVPFSEPSVLPFIIEWNVPPGQHPAAAAVEHPSGARGIQRLRLGDPKPAEASRRLASLLGEGVAAFAAVEFAETPGVLAVEIDTPGGVVTIT, encoded by the coding sequence ATGACGGATCGTCCGCTGGTGGCCATCGATCACGTGCTGATCGGGGTCGCGGATCTGTCTCGCGGCGCTCGGCATCTGGAACAGACCTACGGCCTCAAAGCGCTCCCGGGAGGACGCCATCCCGGCATCGGGACCGGGAACATGATCGTCCCCTTGGGATCATCCTACCTCGAGCTGATCGCCGTCGTGGAGCCCCGGGAGGCCGGATCCCCGAGCGCCCAGCGCGTCGCCCGCACCGTGCGCGAAGGAAGGACCTTCGTAACGTGGGCGGCGCGCACCGACCGCCTCGACGCCCTCCAGGCACATCTCCGGGAGCTCGGCGTTCCGACCGAAATCCAGGACGGAGCGCGCACGCGGCCGGACGGTGTGTCGCTGCGGTGGCGGACGCTCCCGCTTGTTCCGTTCAGCGAGCCGAGCGTGCTCCCGTTCATCATCGAATGGAACGTCCCGCCTGGGCAGCATCCCGCCGCGGCCGCAGTCGAGCACCCATCGGGCGCGCGGGGGATCCAAAGGCTCCGTCTCGGTGACCCCAAACCGGCCGAGGCATCCCGTCGGCTGGCCTCTCTCCTCGGAGAGGGAGTGGCCGCCTTCGCTGCCGTCGAATTCGCGGAGACCCCAGGGGTGCTGGCGGTGGAGATCGACACGCCGGGCGGTGTCGTGACGATCACGTAG
- a CDS encoding class I adenylate-forming enzyme family protein — protein sequence MIPARPWILTPNAGDLGAETAALAPERPALIAGDVRLSYGELDARARRVAGLLRGAGVRPGETVALALGNDWRFIESVLGTLRAGAVALLVNIKLGGDTLRYVVRHSGTKFLVADAGLGPKLDAIRAAAEEARGTLVTEPGAPRDPYEEALAAATPADRSEAVEPDDIAVLMYTSGSTGRPKGCMLSHSNTWWQARSSALTMLHDRSDRGLVMGPLYHANALWGTLLPMLFVGGSAVILREFDRHQALQAMHDHRVTFTSGTPSMYALMLGDPEIARFDLSSVALLTCGSAPVPAELMARIVATFHCDVAETYGLTEAGANILTPRWGVKKLGSTGLPVPDVEIRITPLDDPNRDCAPGEVGELWSRSPANALGYLKEPELTAQRFTRDGWVRTGDLMRRDEQGYCYFCGRTDDMISVGGENVYPKEVETIILEHPAVADVAVVPAPHAVKGEAPIAFVVLKPGASATEDELRTHFLARGPAYAHPRRVFFRDVLPVSSTNKLDRGALKRQAKELLPEGLRSSQ from the coding sequence TTGATCCCGGCCCGGCCCTGGATCTTGACCCCGAACGCCGGGGATCTCGGGGCGGAAACCGCGGCGCTCGCCCCCGAACGACCGGCGCTGATTGCCGGAGACGTACGGCTCTCCTACGGCGAACTCGACGCGCGGGCGCGCCGCGTCGCCGGGCTGCTACGCGGAGCCGGGGTCAGGCCGGGAGAGACGGTGGCGCTCGCGCTCGGCAACGACTGGCGGTTCATCGAGAGCGTGCTCGGCACCCTGCGGGCCGGTGCCGTGGCGCTGTTGGTGAACATCAAGTTGGGCGGCGACACGCTCAGGTACGTCGTGCGCCACAGCGGGACCAAGTTTCTCGTGGCGGACGCCGGTCTCGGCCCCAAGCTCGACGCGATACGCGCCGCCGCCGAAGAGGCGCGCGGGACGCTCGTCACGGAGCCGGGCGCGCCCCGCGACCCGTACGAGGAAGCGCTTGCGGCGGCGACGCCGGCCGACCGGTCCGAGGCGGTCGAGCCGGATGACATCGCGGTGCTGATGTACACGTCCGGATCGACCGGCCGGCCGAAAGGATGCATGCTCAGCCACAGCAACACATGGTGGCAGGCGCGATCCAGCGCCCTCACGATGCTGCACGACCGCTCGGATCGCGGTCTCGTGATGGGGCCGCTGTATCATGCGAACGCGCTGTGGGGCACGCTGCTCCCGATGCTCTTCGTGGGCGGCAGCGCGGTCATTCTGCGCGAGTTCGACCGCCATCAGGCGCTGCAGGCGATGCACGACCACCGGGTCACGTTCACGTCCGGGACGCCCTCGATGTACGCGCTGATGCTCGGCGATCCCGAGATTGCCCGCTTCGATCTGTCGTCGGTGGCCCTGTTAACCTGCGGGTCCGCGCCGGTGCCGGCCGAGCTCATGGCCCGCATCGTCGCGACGTTCCACTGCGACGTCGCCGAGACCTACGGTCTGACCGAGGCGGGCGCGAACATTCTGACCCCGCGGTGGGGCGTGAAGAAGCTGGGCAGCACGGGCCTGCCGGTCCCCGACGTGGAGATCCGCATCACCCCGCTTGACGATCCGAATCGCGACTGCGCCCCCGGCGAGGTCGGGGAGCTGTGGTCGCGTTCTCCGGCAAACGCCTTAGGGTACCTCAAAGAGCCGGAGCTGACCGCGCAGCGCTTCACGCGGGACGGGTGGGTGCGGACGGGGGATCTGATGCGCCGGGACGAGCAGGGGTATTGCTACTTCTGCGGCCGTACGGACGACATGATCAGCGTCGGCGGCGAAAACGTGTATCCGAAAGAAGTCGAAACCATCATCCTCGAGCATCCGGCGGTGGCGGACGTGGCCGTCGTGCCCGCGCCCCATGCGGTGAAGGGGGAAGCGCCGATCGCCTTTGTCGTGCTCAAGCCGGGTGCCTCGGCCACGGAGGACGAGCTACGAACGCACTTTCTCGCCCGCGGTCCGGCCTATGCCCATCCGCGCCGCGTCTTCTTTCGAGATGTGCTGCCGGTCTCGAGCACGAACAAATTGGACAGAGGCGCCTTGAAGCGGCAGGCCAAAGAGCTGCTCCCGGAGGGCTTGAGATCCAGCCAGTAG
- a CDS encoding PaaI family thioesterase translates to MSTVPLDGLPEFLGRSPYHRLLGLHMTKAAKGEVVVRMPFREDLLAGDDESGRYIHGGAIASLIDTAADFAVIAAVGRDVPTIDLRVDYLRAARGTLVATARTRKAGRSLAVADVDVTDDAGQLVAVGRGVFKT, encoded by the coding sequence GTGTCGACGGTCCCGTTGGACGGGCTGCCAGAGTTTCTCGGACGGTCGCCGTATCACCGGCTGCTCGGCCTGCACATGACGAAGGCCGCCAAGGGGGAGGTCGTCGTCCGGATGCCGTTTCGCGAGGACCTGCTGGCGGGCGACGACGAGAGCGGGCGCTACATCCACGGCGGCGCCATCGCCTCGCTCATCGATACCGCCGCCGACTTCGCGGTGATCGCCGCCGTCGGCCGGGACGTGCCCACCATCGATCTCCGGGTGGACTATCTGCGGGCGGCGCGCGGGACGCTCGTCGCGACGGCGCGGACCCGCAAGGCGGGCCGGTCGCTGGCCGTCGCCGACGTGGACGTGACCGACGACGCGGGCCAGCTCGTGGCGGTCGGACGGGGAGTGTTCAAAACGTGA